Genomic window (Thomasclavelia spiroformis DSM 1552):
ATTTAAATAAGCCGCTGTTGCAAATAAGGCATATGATTCCATTTCAACTCCTAAACAACCAATTGACGCCCATTTTTCAGTTGTATTACTATTAGCATGATAAAAGATATCTGAAGATAAAACATTTCCCACATGATAGCTCACATTTAGTTGACGAGCTTTCATAACTGCTTTTTCCAACAAATCAAAATCACTGATCGCACTATAAATTCCAGGCAATTCATATTGATAAGCAAAATTAGAATCTGTACAACATCCTTGTACAATAATAATATCCCTTAAACAAACATCTTTTCTAAAAGAACCACATGATCCAATTCTAATAATTGTTTCTACTCCATACTGACTAAACAATTCATAACTATAAATTCCCATTGATGGCATTCCCATACCCGAACCCATAATAGAAACTTTTTTCCCTTTATAGTTTCCTGTATAACCCAACATATTTCTAACACTATTAAACTGCTTAACTTCTGTTAAATACGTATCAGCTAAAAACTTTGCTCTAAGCGGATCACCTGGCATTAAAACAGTTTTTGCAATTTCACCAACAGAAGCCTCATTATGTGGTGTAGACATATTATTCCCCCTTTATTTTACCATCTTTGAAATAATAATATGTATCATTATCCATCGGTTCACCTAGTTTACCATCATTAATAGCAGAAATTAGATTTTCTAAAAAATAATCAACATCTTCAACTCCAAGTTGAGCAAAATATCCATCAAGCACTAAAAACGGACCAAATCCATAATCATCCTGATTAAAATCTATTATATTATTAACAACCTCATCATACGCATTTCTAACTTCATCAACACTCTCACGATCATCCATATTATATTTGACAATTTTCATATGATCTCCGAATTCTTCTTCAATTAATGGCAATCCATTCTTTGAAAAATACTCACAATTTGAACATCCTTCTACATAAAAATATTTTAACGTATAAGTCCCTGTATAACTATTTTTTTCTTTAGTTTGGCACCCAATCAAACCAATACATAAAATCATTACTAACAATATTCTAACTATCTTTTTCATATTACACCTCAAAGACATTATAAACTAAAAATAATCAAAAGTATACTTTTATAATACCAAAAAAAGGTTAGATAAATTGAATATATCAATTATCTAACCTTTAATTTTAATTAATGTTTTCTTTTTTTAGTTCCATATAATACAATTGACGCAAACGCTAAAGTTACAAGTGGATACCATAGATTAGTTGTATCACCTGTTTTTACACTTGTAGTTGTATCACCATTATTTACTGGTGTATTTACATTAGCTTCTAAGCTATCGATTGCTTTTTCTAATGTAAATTTTGCATTATCTACTTCAACTTGTGAAGCATTTGGATTATCAAATACTGCTTTTGCTTCATTTAATGCTTTTGTTAATCCATCAAATGTTGCTTTTGTATAATTTACTCCGTTTAATCCTTCTGCCTTATTGATTAATTCTTCTAATAAACTCTTATCTGGAATTAATCTTAAGTTCAAGAATGCTGTTACTAATTCACTGTATGCATTGTTTACTTCTTCTTGCATTGCATTTTCATCATTATATACAGCTACTGCTTCAGTTAACTCTGTTTCAAATGCTGTCCATGTAGTTTCTGTATACTTAATTGATTCTAATCCGCTTACCTTATCGATGAATGCTTTTAATGCTGTTTTATCTCCTTTGAAGAATTCTAATTTTTGCATTGCACTTGCAAGTCTGTCAAATGCGTTATTTACTTCAACTTGCGAAGCACTAGCATCATTGTATACTGCATTAGCTTCATCTCTTGCTGCAATGAATTCATCAACTACTGCTGATACAACATTAGCCAAATCTTCATCAGTAATTACATTAGCCATGTCGATAGCAATTTTTAAGGCTGTTTTATCTGTATCAATTTCTACCTTTGCCAATGCTTCTTTAGCTGTTGCTAATGCTTCACTAGCTTGTATAACTTCTTCGTCAGTTATCGCATTAATTACAGTTGCTTTTGCTACTACAAGAGCATCAGCAAATACTTGGTAAGATTCAGCTGTGTAATTATCACTATCAAGTTTTTCCCCTTCAATAATTGCGGCTTTCAATTCTGCTACATTTATTAACGCTGCTTTCAATTCATTATATTCTTTAGTTAATAAATCTAAAGCATTTTTAGATGCAGTATTCATTATTTCAATTTTAGCTACTAAATCTGCTACTGGTTTAGCAGTTACAGTCGAATAATTATCTAAATTAATAGTTTTTGCATCTTCAATAATAGTATTTTTAACTTGTGTAATTTCATTTTCAGTTGCCATTACATCGTTTTTAGCGACATCAATTTCTACTGCTGCTGCGAAGTTTTGTCCATTATGAGTTGATAAAGCTGTTAAACGAATACCATAACCGGTATAGTCTTTATCTAACTCAACAATATTTTCGTTACTTTCACTTGAGAAAGTTCCTTCTTTAATTACAGTATAATTACCTTGAGCATCTTTAATTTCTAAACGATAATCTTTAATTAAACCGTTTGAACTAGAACCACGTCCAGTGTATAAAAACTTATCAAAAGTTTCTTCTCCACCAAAATCAACTGCAATCCAATGTGGTTCACTACATGTATCTTGACCTACATAATTAGTATGCCACCATGAATTTTTATTTCCATCAATAGCTGCCATAGCATTGGCATCACCAGTAGTTCCTGTCATTTCTGAACAAGCAGTTGCAGTCCAATTTTCATGTGATGGAGTAACAATGTCAGCAATTTCATTACTTAACGCCTTTACTTCATCATATCCAACCGAGCTATTTTTTACTGTGATTTGAGCAAGTTTACCTGTAAAATCAGCATCTCCTACAACAATATTACCACCTTGAATATTTTCATTTATATGATTTTTATCATATACAGAATTTGATAATTTTCCATCAACATATACTTTAAGCATTCCATTTGCTTCACGAACTACGTTAATTGAATGAGGATTTCCATCATTAACATTTCCAACTACTTTAGAAGTTGTAGATGTAGGAACGTATTCATCAGTTCCAAATGTTCCGTGAGCTTTTTCTTCTACTGTTGTTACAGTTTCTTTAGAGCTTACAGAAAGATCTTTTACTTTAAATACTACATATCCATCTTCGTCGATTGAAACAGATACGTCATTTCCTAATTTTACTAAATTTACATTTGTAGCTTCAGTTTCTACTCCTAAATTAACACTGAAATCTTCGATTCCTTTAAGCTGTTTATCAGTATCTACTGTGTATGCTTTATTAATACCACCTAACCAGATTGTATCTTGATTAGCATTATAAGTATCTTCAATACCTTTAGCATCTTTTAAATCATCTTGTCCAGATACACTTGCTACAACACCATCTTTATAATATGCAACTTTAATATCTTGTGTTAATTCATTATTATTGAAATCTTTTACTCCTGTTACAGCAACATTAGCATGAGCAGTAATACTATCAGCACTTAATACTACTGTTCTGTAATCATCTTTTAATTGTGCACTTACTTCTTTACCATCAACAGTATAAGTTCCACCTTGAATTCTTTCGCTAAATTTCAATGTGATTTCATTATTGCCAGTTGATTTAGCTGAAACAATTTTTGGAGCAACATTATCTTGATGTCCATATTGTTGAATAATTGTTTGATGTGGAGCTAAAGTAACAGTAATTGTATCACCATAAGAAATTATACCTTCAATATTACCTTCTGCATATGGATATACCTGCACTCCAATTACATCTTTTAATGTTGGTTGAGCACCAACTACATCCGTAATTTCAAGTGAATATGTTTGTTCTTGATCAGTTGGGTTTGTAAATGAAACAATTCCTTCATTTCCATTCCAGCTTGAATATCCATAAACACCGTCTTTTGGTTGGTTACCAAATAATTTTGCATTTTTCAATACATTATGATTTTCTTCTGCCCATGCAAGTGCATCAGCAGTTACTTGCCATTTTGCTTCATCCATAATAGATGGAGAATAATATAATTCCCAGAAAGCAGTACCACGAACTGCATTAGCGAATAAAAATTCTCTAAATACTTCTGTAGTTGCATAACTTCCGTCAGATACACCATAAATTGGATCATGGTTATAAATATTCTTTAATGGGAATTGAATTTGATTATGTTTATATAATTGATAATAAACTTGATCACGATAATAGATTTTTTGTTGATGTCTTTCACCGGTACCTAATTGTCCTGTATCACCTGAATCTTGTACCCAAATAGTATTTACCCATTGTAATAACCATGGACTTAAGTTTACATAACATGTTGCATTAATGAAAATATTTGGATTATTTTCTCTTACATGATCAAATAAATCTGTCCATGCCTCCCACATATCTGAAGTAAAATACATGTTGTTGTCACCACCAACCATATGGTCATGATCAGGATCGTTACATGGCCTAGATGCAAATCCATCCCATTTCCAGTATTCTACGTTAAATCTATTTTGATAATCAATTGCCATTGTTTCAAAATTTTTAAGATATTTTCTTGATCCTGTACAAACTACCGTTCCAAGAGCTGAATTAGGTTGTGCATATCCTGTACCTGAAGCTTCAATATATCTACCAAAACCACCAAAGTAATTATATCCACCTTGTGGCCCAACCCAAACCCCAAATGTTGAGCCAAATTTATTTGCTAATGAACTAGATGTATATAGTTCATTAGGAAATTTATTGTTAAATTCCCAGAATCCTGTTTGATTTGGTGTTCCACTTCCTGAATCTTGTCCAGGTCCTACATAAGTGGTATCACCAATTACAGAATAATAATTATTCCATCCATCATCTACTACATATGAATCTAGTGGCTCTACACCATTTTTAGCTAGTTCTTTTTCTATACCATTGAAAGAACTTGCAATACTTTCATCAGTAATTGACATCATATTATCATACCATGAATTGTATTGTTTTCTAAAGTCAGTTGGTGTTGCAATATCTTCGATATAATCAAAGAAATCTGTTTGTACTACTGAAGTATCAGTACCTTGAGCTGCACCTACTACATTTTGCCAAGTAACAAACTTACCATCAGTTGTAAGCTGATTATCTTTTTGCATACGAGTAAATGTTTTACCTGAATAATAACGAATTTGTGTTTCATTATCTTTAATAATTGTGTCAGTTGCAGGGAACTCTGATCCAATGAATAAACCATTCAC
Coding sequences:
- the deoD gene encoding purine-nucleoside phosphorylase, which codes for MSTPHNEASVGEIAKTVLMPGDPLRAKFLADTYLTEVKQFNSVRNMLGYTGNYKGKKVSIMGSGMGMPSMGIYSYELFSQYGVETIIRIGSCGSFRKDVCLRDIIIVQGCCTDSNFAYQYELPGIYSAISDFDLLEKAVMKARQLNVSYHVGNVLSSDIFYHANSNTTEKWASIGCLGVEMESYALFATAAYLNKKALTLLTVSDSLISDEQTTAKEREKTFVTMMEIALEIA
- a CDS encoding discoidin domain-containing protein, which encodes MKIKKLFSTVLSCSLIVGGLTVGSNTKVKAFSDVVTNVDDNVVSIGNDYISREFSIKNKAILTSSILNKRIDLNLQPQSGSEDFVINTIASNDSGKDDEEIITNDPEWIYTDSLPTDGWSATLKNDSQTFPQAQTDTLFDDNLDTYVDYYQISGYPFTLDINFGTVQTIAGMSVNKRPGYQDSKYGINGTMGSYEIWISEDGNDYTKLTEGEFTEEDYNLHQDGDLYNVGDMVFVNFDAPVETQYVRVVQTGVALGSVQEFSSAEIDFYDQEITKTQKVVEPKQVLDRGDWSVTIKNANGNIMSDSETEKLIDGSLDTHPNEYTVNGNPFTVDIDLGSEQTVRSLSIDKRPGYPDANYGINGTLGEFELYVSDDGAKWNLAGAGNFTKEAYNLHDEGDLHNVGDRVYANFYKPYATRYVRLVQKTCAIGSAQEFTSAELNLYTDQYYGPNYNTEVKPISKDAILSSALVYEGTEVENVENGKKLTISYEPYEINGVTYDIDQVVVLKSGDHYMRSFLEISVSDKDKAQIDYIDTDRFVLPEDTQGVWCHPDDSQISSMWIGQHELMLGQPIYVNGLFIGSEFPATDTIIKDNETQIRYYSGKTFTRMQKDNQLTTDGKFVTWQNVVGAAQGTDTSVVQTDFFDYIEDIATPTDFRKQYNSWYDNMMSITDESIASSFNGIEKELAKNGVEPLDSYVVDDGWNNYYSVIGDTTYVGPGQDSGSGTPNQTGFWEFNNKFPNELYTSSSLANKFGSTFGVWVGPQGGYNYFGGFGRYIEASGTGYAQPNSALGTVVCTGSRKYLKNFETMAIDYQNRFNVEYWKWDGFASRPCNDPDHDHMVGGDNNMYFTSDMWEAWTDLFDHVRENNPNIFINATCYVNLSPWLLQWVNTIWVQDSGDTGQLGTGERHQQKIYYRDQVYYQLYKHNQIQFPLKNIYNHDPIYGVSDGSYATTEVFREFLFANAVRGTAFWELYYSPSIMDEAKWQVTADALAWAEENHNVLKNAKLFGNQPKDGVYGYSSWNGNEGIVSFTNPTDQEQTYSLEITDVVGAQPTLKDVIGVQVYPYAEGNIEGIISYGDTITVTLAPHQTIIQQYGHQDNVAPKIVSAKSTGNNEITLKFSERIQGGTYTVDGKEVSAQLKDDYRTVVLSADSITAHANVAVTGVKDFNNNELTQDIKVAYYKDGVVASVSGQDDLKDAKGIEDTYNANQDTIWLGGINKAYTVDTDKQLKGIEDFSVNLGVETEATNVNLVKLGNDVSVSIDEDGYVVFKVKDLSVSSKETVTTVEEKAHGTFGTDEYVPTSTTSKVVGNVNDGNPHSINVVREANGMLKVYVDGKLSNSVYDKNHINENIQGGNIVVGDADFTGKLAQITVKNSSVGYDEVKALSNEIADIVTPSHENWTATACSEMTGTTGDANAMAAIDGNKNSWWHTNYVGQDTCSEPHWIAVDFGGEETFDKFLYTGRGSSSNGLIKDYRLEIKDAQGNYTVIKEGTFSSESNENIVELDKDYTGYGIRLTALSTHNGQNFAAAVEIDVAKNDVMATENEITQVKNTIIEDAKTINLDNYSTVTAKPVADLVAKIEIMNTASKNALDLLTKEYNELKAALINVAELKAAIIEGEKLDSDNYTAESYQVFADALVVAKATVINAITDEEVIQASEALATAKEALAKVEIDTDKTALKIAIDMANVITDEDLANVVSAVVDEFIAARDEANAVYNDASASQVEVNNAFDRLASAMQKLEFFKGDKTALKAFIDKVSGLESIKYTETTWTAFETELTEAVAVYNDENAMQEEVNNAYSELVTAFLNLRLIPDKSLLEELINKAEGLNGVNYTKATFDGLTKALNEAKAVFDNPNASQVEVDNAKFTLEKAIDSLEANVNTPVNNGDTTTSVKTGDTTNLWYPLVTLAFASIVLYGTKKRKH